The genomic stretch CATGAGATTATACGAAGCAACCGGCGTTGGAACCATGCTGATAACAGACTGGAAGGAAAACCTTGTCGACTTGTTTGAGCCTCAAAAAGAAGTTGTGACATACCGCAATTTTGAAGAATGCGCCGAGTTTATAAAGTATTACCTGGACCATTCCTCTGAACGGGAATCGATTGCCAGAGCCGGTCAACTGAGAACACTTCACGACCATACATATTTTCAGAGAATGAAAGAGTTCGTCAAAATTGTCAGCAAACATCTTTAGTGTCATGCGGTAGAATTCTGTCTATGCAAATACTTGTTACAGGCGGAGCAGGATACCTCGGATCCATTTTGTGCGAACACCTGCTCACGGCGGGACACAAAGTTTGCGTGATCGATAACCTGATTTACCGTCAACAAAGTCTCATTCATTTGTGTTCCGATCCATCCTTTGATTTTGTTTTCGGGGATGTAAGGGACGAACAACTGATAAAGAGTCTGTTAAGAGACGCAGACGCAATTATCCCCTTAGCAGCAATCGTGGGAGCTCCCGCGTGCGATCTCGATCCGTTGCTCGCTACTTCGGTGAATCTGGAGGCCATTCGGCTCCTGAACCGGCTCCGGAGCCGCGACCAGATCATTATTTATCCCACAACAAACAGCGGTTACGGCACAAAGAGTGGCGACGTTTACTGCACGGAAGAAACACCATTAGAACCGATCAGTCTTTATGGCCGGACAAAAGTGGAGGCGGAGAGAGAGTTGTTGGGCAGTAACAACAGCATCGCCTTGCGTCTGGCAACTGTTTTTGGTATGTCACCCCGCATGCGATTGGATGTACTGGTGAATCATTTTGTCTACGCGGCTGTTACAGATGGTTACATTGTTTTGTTTGAAAAAGATTTCAAACGCAATTTTGTTCACATTCGGGATGTTGCCGATTGTTTTCTTTTCTGTTTGGAGAACATCGACAGGATGATGGGACGCACCTTCAACGTAGGTCTCGATAGCGCAAATATATCGAAAGAAGAGTTGGCGCTGAAGGTAAAAGAGCACGTCCCTCAGTTTTCGATACAGCATGCTCCCCTTGCCTCCGACCCGGACAAACGAAATTACATCGTTTCCAACCAGCGGCTGCGTGAAGCGGGATTTGAAGCAACGCGCTCTTTGGATCAAGGCATTCAGGAGATATTGAAAGGTTACCGAATGCTTGCCTTTTCTCCTTTCAAAAATGCCTGAGCCAGCGCAGAAATTTTCCGATTTAACAACGATCATTCTTGCGGGTGGTCTGGGAACGAGACTGCGCGACTCTGTTCCGGACCGCCCTAAAGTTCTGGCTGAAGTCCGCGGCCGCCCTTTTCTGACTTACCTTTTTGATCAAATTCAAGAGGCAGGAACCAGAGAGGTTATTCTTTGCACCGGTTATTTGGGGGAGCAGATTGACAATCTATTCGGCGATACTTACATGAGTCTGAAACTGACTTATTCAAGAGAGCGTGAACCATTGGGTACAGCGGGAGCTTTGCGCCTGGCGTTGCCTCTAATAAAATCGAACCCTGTCCTTATTATGAATGGTGATTCGATCTGTTTGACCGATTTGAAAGACATGTTGAAATGGCATGACTCAAAAAAGTCACAGGCTACCATTTTGCTCACACGGGTCGCAGAAATGAGCCGTTATGGTCAAGTGCAAACCGATCCTGTCTCTTCAGTCGTAACTCGATTTGAAGAGAAAGGCAGTGCATCGGAGTCAGGGTGGGTTAACGCCGGTGTGTATCTGCTGGCTCGCAAAATGATCAAAGAAATCCCTGCCGGCTCCTTTCTTTCGCTCGAAGAGCAAATATTCCCTTCCTGGATCGGACGAGGATTACTTGGTTATCAAAGTGGTGGGCCATTTCTGGACATAGGAACTCCGGAATCTTATAAGCGTGCCTCTGAGTTTTTAGGAGATTAGCTTTGCAAAAAGATTCGAGAATCTGGGTTGCGGGGAGGAATACATTGATCGGCTCGGCATTGTTGCGCCAGCTCAAAAAGCAAGCCTACACAAATGTAGTCGATTTCGAACTGGATACTTATGAATCGCGCCAGGTCGAAGATTTCTTCTCATCGGTGCAGCCAGAATACGTTTTCGTCACGGCAGGACGGTCCGGCGGAATCAAATTAAACAGGGACCATCCTGCTGAGCTGATGCTTTCCAACTTATTAGCAGGATCGCTGGTGATTCACAATGCTCACCGTTTCGGCATTCGAAAATTGCTGTATCTGGCAAGCTCTTGCTGCTATCCAAAGCACTGCCAGCAACCGATGAAGGTGGAATCGATTATGACTGGAATTCTCGAACCGACTAGCGATGCGTATGCCGTTGCCAAAATCGCGTGCATGAAACTTTGTGAGGCATATAAAAGGGAGCACGATGATGTTTTCATAACCGGAATTCCTGCCGATGCATTCGGACCAGGTGATGTTTACGATTTTGAGAATGCGCATGTACTCCCGGCGCTTCTTCGGAAAATGCATGAAGCAGCGAGGGCGAAGTCGGGCGAGGTGGTTGTTTGGGGTTCAGGAAAACCTCGCCGCGAATTCGTATTTGTCGATGACCTCGCTGATGCATGCCTCTTCGTTATGCAACATTACGAGGGTCATCTCCCCGTTAATCTTGGCGGTGGTACAGAGTTGTCCATCGCGGAGCTCGCAGAAGCGATCCGGAAAGTGGTTGGATATTCTGGAAAAATAGTTTATGACCTGAGTTATCCGGACGGAATGCTTTTCAAAGCTCTTGACTCAAGCATACTGTTAGAAATGGGTTGGAAGCCGATCACATCTTTTCAAAGAGCTCTGCAAATCACCTATCAAGATTTCCTGAATAGTAGTGGCAGAGCATTTGCCGCAACTACGCACCAATCAGAACCTGATTTGAGTTAGTATAATCGAGAGGGAGATGACCATGAAGCAGGATCAGCGGATTTTTGTCGCCGGTGCCTCGGGGTTGGTCGGTTCGGCCATCTACCGCGTGCTGAAAAAACAAGGGTTTACTCAAATCATCGTCAAATCGCGAAAAGAGTTGGACCTGCTGGATCAACCACAGGTTTCTCAATTCTTCCTCGAAACGCGGCCTGAAATTGTTTTCCTCTGCGCAGGGAAAGTGGGAGGAGTTTACGCAAACGATACCTATCGCGCTGAGTTTATCTACGAAAACCTCCAGATTGAAGCAAATGTCATTCACTCCTCTTATGTGGCAGAAGTAAAAAAGCTGATCTTTTTTGGCTCTTCCACCATGTATCCGAAGAATTGCCCTCAGCCGATGAAAGAACAGCATCTGATGACCGGTTTATTGGAACCCACGAATGAAGCACTGGGTATGGCGAAACTCGCTGGAATGAAAATGTGCCAATCCTACAATCTTCAATACGGCACGGACTTTATTACGATCATTCCTTCTAATCTTTATGGGATCAATCAGAATTATGCGCCTCTGAATTCCATGGTCATTCCTTCGTTGATTCGAAAATTTTACGAGGCAAAAAAAGGAGGGAAAAACGAAGTCATTATCTGGGGCTCCGGACGTGGCATCCGTGACTTTCTTTTTTCAGACAGTTGCGCTGTGGCAGCAATTTTTCTGGGACAAAACTATAGTGGCAATGCTCCGGTGAATGTGGGGTCCGGTGTTGATACGACGGTTCAAGAACTCGCAGAAGTGATCAAGAAAATTGTCGGTTTTGAAGGGACGATTGTCTACGATCGATCTAAAACTGATGGGACACTCATTAAACTCCTGGACCTTACCGAGATTTCCGAGATGGGATGGAAGAATCAGATGGCGCTGGAAGAAGGAATTGAAATCTGCTACTCCGATTTCCTAACCAGAATCGGAAAATCCTGATTTATGGGAAAACGGATTAAAGCCTCAGAAAGAGATCAAAGGACTCTGGAGCGTCTGAGACAAGCTTCCTCCCGTTCGATCAAAACTTTTGAGCAGCCGGAAGACTACCGGAATAAGGTCGTTTTAAAACCCTGGGGTTATGAATTCCTGGTGTTCGAAAATGAACACGTTGCGATCTGGTTTTTGCATCTTGGAGAAGGCCATTCGACCTCCATGCACTGCCATCCCGGCAAACAGACTTCGCTGATTCTCCTCAAAGGTGAAGTGCAGTGCAATTTTTTCGGTCAGAGGGCGCATCTGAAACCTATGAGCTCGATCGCAATTGACCGGGGCGTGTTTCATTCCACCAAGGCGCTTCTATCGAGTGGCGCTTTTCTGATCGAAGTCGAATCTCCGCCCGCCAAAACAGACCTGGTGAGACTGAAAGATGAATATGACCGCCAATCTTCAGGTTACGAGGGTATGTCTGAGATGCGAACAGACGGCTTGGAGGAGTTTGGCTATTTCTGGATCGACGGCTCTCCCCTTTCTCCGCATTCTATTGGCAACTGCTGCATCGATGTTGTGTCCTTTTCCAGTCAAGATTCTCTGAAGACTTTCGAATGGTCTGATTCCGCGTATTACTGCTGCTGCCGCGGGGAACTGTTGGATTCCAGAGAAAAAAAAGTATTATGCATCGGAAATATTGAAAGGGGGGCGGAGCTTCTTCAATTAGATTCCCTCAATTTGCATGGCGAGCTTGTCCTTATGCGATTTCAGGTGGAATAGAAAATGCGATCTGCAACTTTAGGCCAGATTCCAGGATTACCACAAGAATTTGGCAACGACTTCGCCAGAGAGCTTTTCCGCCGAGGGAATTTTGCGCGTCACTTTGAATTAAAAGTGAAAGAGGCTTATGACAAAAAGATTTTTAGCATTCCGATTTATCTTTCTCTTGGCTCTGAATTCAATAGCGCTGCGTTGTCACTGTCATTTCCGGATTGTTTAATCTTCGGACAACATCGATGCCATTCTTTGTATCTGAACTATGGAGGAAAGCCTGAAGAATTGCGGGATGAACTTCTGGGATTGCCCTCCGGTTGCTCCGGAGGAATGTCCGGATCGAACGCAATCCAGGGCCGTGACATAAAGATGTTCGGACATAGCGGATTGATGGGAGAACAGATCCCGATTGCCGTTGGAGCTGCTCTGGCGAGTTCTAAACGAACTTTAGCGATTTGTGGAGATGCATCCGTTGAAGAAGATTACATTTATCCGTCTTTAGGATTCACGGCCACACGAAAACTTCCCGTGCTTTTTGTTTGCGAAGACAATGATTTGAGCATCCTGACCAAAACTGAAGTCCGGAGAAATTGGTCCCCGGTTGATGTTGCGCGTTCACTGGGAATCCCCGCAGTCGATATTACGGATGATCCGTGGCTGATCGCGCATCATACGAAACAGATGAGCAAGAATCTTCCCGGTTTCATCAATATTCGAACCGTTCGAGTGCTCTGGCACGCCGGCGTCGGAACGGATGGGCTGCCGGAATGGGATCGTTACGAATGGATTAGAGGACAGCTCGCGTACCTGGGTCTTGGAAATGAAATGGAAGCAATGGACCGCGAAAACAAAGGAAAAACAGATCTGCTATGGGAAAAACAACTGCAGAAACGATAAAAGAAATCACCAGAAATCACCTGGAAAAAGGGAATGGTCTATTGCTCGGTCAGTGTGTTACGGCGGTCGGATGGATCGGTGGTACGGTTCCGGATTGCACGGGGATTGTTGAGATCCCGATGACTGATATTGCTGCGCCAGGATTTGCTGTGGGTTGCGCTTTAATGGGAAGACGACCCATCTTTGTCATCCGGTACCAGGGGTTTATGTGGTATAACTGTAGTTCTTTAGTGAATTACGCCGCAAAATCTAAAGCAGTTTGGGGGGTTCCCGTACCCATCTTTATCCGGTCCATCGGAATGGAAGGGAACGGGATAGGACATACCGCTTCTTCCAGCATTCACAGCATTTTCATGCACTCACCCGGAATGCCGGTTGCCGCGCCCATGACTCCGGGAGAGTATAAAAACGTGTGGGATCACTTCATGAAAAATGATGATCCTATTTATGTAAGCGAGCATCGGAGAAGTTTTACGATTGATCGTGAGATGGAAGATGAATTTGTTGAGGACGCAGATATTACTGTGTTTGCTATTTCCGCTTCGCGGCTCAATCTTCTGGAAGCGAAAGAAATCCTGAAGACAAACGGCGTGAAACTAAACATTGTCCACAGCTTGTGGTTGAAACCATTTCAACCGTCAGAGCGGGCGCTGGAAAGTTTGAAGAAATCCAAAATGGGGTTGGTGATTGATTCAGACTACGAGATCACCGGCGCATCTCGATCAATCGCTTATGAACTGATGCACCAAACTGGGAAGCCGGTCCATGCATTAGGATTGGAAGACCGCGTATGCGGTGTCGCACCTCATCTGGAAAATATCACGCCGCCGGCAGAAAAAATCATTCGTTCCATTCAATCCTTACTTTCACAAAAGAAATGAAAAAGAGTCATATTGATCTCTTGCTGGTGAATGCGCCTGGTAAGAAGCGTGTTTACCAATCTCTTGCAAATGATCTTGCTGCTTATGAACCTCCGATCTGGGCTGGTCTTATTGGGAATTCTGCAAGGAAGCATGGTTATGGTGTTGGAATTCTGGATGCAGAAGCCGAACTTCTAACTTATGAAGAGACGGTTTCTCGAATTCTAGAAGCAAATCCTGTGCTCACGGTATTTGTTGTGTATGGCCAGCAACCATCTGCTTCAACACAGTGCATGCCTGCGGCCGGTGATGTTGCCAGAATGATCAAGGAAGCAAATCCTGCGCTGAAAATCATGTTTATAGGAACGCACCCGAGCGCGCTTCCCGAAAAAACTCTGCGGGAAGAAGCAACCGACTTTGTCTGCCAGGGGGAGGGACCGTATACGATTCTGGGCGTTCTCGAAGCATTGAAATCCGGATCTGATCAGTTTCGCTCGATTGGCGGACTCTGGTACATGGAAAATGGCACAGTCGCATCCAGCCCCGTTTTCAATAACATCAAGAATCTAGAGGAGGAACTGCCGGGCATGGCCTGGGACCTGCTCCCCATGAAAAACTACAAAGCACATAACTGGCATTGCTGGGATCACATTCATGATCGCCAACCCTACGCTTCGCTCTATGCAAGTTTCGGATGCCCCTACAAGTGCAGTTTTTGTTGCATCAATGCACCATTTGGCGGGAGCGGCATCCGGTACTTTTCTCCGCAATCTGTCATCAAGGAAATTGATATTCTGGTCAACGACTACGGAGTCAAGAATATTAAGTTCGCAGATGAAATGTTTGTACTGAAACCGGCTCAGGTTCTCGGCATTTGCGATCTGATTATTGAACGCAGCTACAAACTCAATATCTGGGCGTATGCACGAGTGGATACGATTCGCGATCCGTTCCTTGAGAAATTGAAGAAGGCCGGTTTCAACTGGCTTGGAATCGGCATTGAATCGGGCAGTAAATACGTTCGTGATGGAGTCGAGAAAGGCCGCTTTGGTGATGAAGATATTGCCAAAATAGTTGCCAAAACGAGAGCCCACGGAATTTATGTGGGAGCCAACTATATCTTCGGATTGCCGGATGATACTTTCGAATCCATGCAGGCCACGCTGGATCTGGCGCTGCAATTAAACACTGAGTGGGCGAATTTTTATTCGGCGATGGCATATCCCGGATCGCCATTGCACAAAATGGCGGTGGACCAGAAGCTTCCTTTGCCGGAAAACGAAGGAGGGCCCGGCTGGATCGGATACTCACAGCATGCGTTTGAAACGCTCCCACTGCCAACCAATAAACTATCTTCCGGCGAAGTATTGGCTTTCAGGGACCATGCATTTCATACCTATTTTTCGAGTCCCAATTATCTGGGGATGATGAGGACGAAATTTGGACAAGATGTGTTGGATCATGTACAGTTTATGACGAATCATAAGTTGGAACGAAAGTACGCGGCGCATCTTAATTTTTTGGCAAAGGCAGAAACAAAGTGAAAAAAGCAGTGATTATTACCGGTCCTGGTTTTCAAGATGAGGAATATATTTACCCCTACTATCGTTTGATTGAAGCTGGATTTCAGGTCGATGTTGCGACCAAAGATGGCGCAGTTGTTCATGGAAAATATGGAAACCCAGCCAAAGCAACGATGAGCACCTCGGATCTAAAGGTTTCCGATTTCGATATGGTCTTCATCCCGGGTGGGTTTGAAGCTCCCGATCGAGTTCGAATCATTCCAGAGGTTTTGGAATTCATCCGTGAGATGGATAAAGCTGGAAAATTGGTTGCCGCAATCTGCCATGGTCCATGGGTTTTGATTTCCGCCGGAATTACAAGGGGCCGAAGAATGACGGCCTACTGGAGCATTGAGGCGGATGTTAAGAATTCAGGAGCAGAATATCTGCACAAAGTTCCCGTTGTGATCGATCGAAATCTCATAACCTCTCCTCATTACAACAACAATGCCGACTTCATGAAGGCCGTCGTGGACTACTGGAAAGAGAGGGATTGAGATGCCCGCAGTAGAGCAGCCCATCGTAAAAAGATACGACCACATTTACGAGGCTGCCGATTCTTCCTTTGACGATCTTCTGAAAATGAGATCAAAACTCAATTCTGTTTTTGATCATCCTCTTTACAAAAAAATTCTGCTGATTCATTGCCCGCAAATCAGTGAACAGGATTTCCTCTGGGAGAATGCAAGGCTGAAGCGATATCCGAATTTCCCTCCTTACGGACCTGCGATTTTAGTGACCTCGCTTGAAGAACATGGCTATTCAACGGACCTTTGTGATCTGGGTCACGAAGTC from bacterium encodes the following:
- a CDS encoding NAD(P)-dependent oxidoreductase; amino-acid sequence: MQILVTGGAGYLGSILCEHLLTAGHKVCVIDNLIYRQQSLIHLCSDPSFDFVFGDVRDEQLIKSLLRDADAIIPLAAIVGAPACDLDPLLATSVNLEAIRLLNRLRSRDQIIIYPTTNSGYGTKSGDVYCTEETPLEPISLYGRTKVEAERELLGSNNSIALRLATVFGMSPRMRLDVLVNHFVYAAVTDGYIVLFEKDFKRNFVHIRDVADCFLFCLENIDRMMGRTFNVGLDSANISKEELALKVKEHVPQFSIQHAPLASDPDKRNYIVSNQRLREAGFEATRSLDQGIQEILKGYRMLAFSPFKNA
- a CDS encoding nucleotidyltransferase family protein, with amino-acid sequence MPEPAQKFSDLTTIILAGGLGTRLRDSVPDRPKVLAEVRGRPFLTYLFDQIQEAGTREVILCTGYLGEQIDNLFGDTYMSLKLTYSREREPLGTAGALRLALPLIKSNPVLIMNGDSICLTDLKDMLKWHDSKKSQATILLTRVAEMSRYGQVQTDPVSSVVTRFEEKGSASESGWVNAGVYLLARKMIKEIPAGSFLSLEEQIFPSWIGRGLLGYQSGGPFLDIGTPESYKRASEFLGD
- a CDS encoding GDP-L-fucose synthase — translated: MQKDSRIWVAGRNTLIGSALLRQLKKQAYTNVVDFELDTYESRQVEDFFSSVQPEYVFVTAGRSGGIKLNRDHPAELMLSNLLAGSLVIHNAHRFGIRKLLYLASSCCYPKHCQQPMKVESIMTGILEPTSDAYAVAKIACMKLCEAYKREHDDVFITGIPADAFGPGDVYDFENAHVLPALLRKMHEAARAKSGEVVVWGSGKPRREFVFVDDLADACLFVMQHYEGHLPVNLGGGTELSIAELAEAIRKVVGYSGKIVYDLSYPDGMLFKALDSSILLEMGWKPITSFQRALQITYQDFLNSSGRAFAATTHQSEPDLS
- a CDS encoding GDP-L-fucose synthase; protein product: MKQDQRIFVAGASGLVGSAIYRVLKKQGFTQIIVKSRKELDLLDQPQVSQFFLETRPEIVFLCAGKVGGVYANDTYRAEFIYENLQIEANVIHSSYVAEVKKLIFFGSSTMYPKNCPQPMKEQHLMTGLLEPTNEALGMAKLAGMKMCQSYNLQYGTDFITIIPSNLYGINQNYAPLNSMVIPSLIRKFYEAKKGGKNEVIIWGSGRGIRDFLFSDSCAVAAIFLGQNYSGNAPVNVGSGVDTTVQELAEVIKKIVGFEGTIVYDRSKTDGTLIKLLDLTEISEMGWKNQMALEEGIEICYSDFLTRIGKS
- a CDS encoding thiamine pyrophosphate-dependent enzyme; the protein is MRSATLGQIPGLPQEFGNDFARELFRRGNFARHFELKVKEAYDKKIFSIPIYLSLGSEFNSAALSLSFPDCLIFGQHRCHSLYLNYGGKPEELRDELLGLPSGCSGGMSGSNAIQGRDIKMFGHSGLMGEQIPIAVGAALASSKRTLAICGDASVEEDYIYPSLGFTATRKLPVLFVCEDNDLSILTKTEVRRNWSPVDVARSLGIPAVDITDDPWLIAHHTKQMSKNLPGFINIRTVRVLWHAGVGTDGLPEWDRYEWIRGQLAYLGLGNEMEAMDRENKGKTDLLWEKQLQKR
- a CDS encoding B12-binding domain-containing radical SAM protein, with translation MKKSHIDLLLVNAPGKKRVYQSLANDLAAYEPPIWAGLIGNSARKHGYGVGILDAEAELLTYEETVSRILEANPVLTVFVVYGQQPSASTQCMPAAGDVARMIKEANPALKIMFIGTHPSALPEKTLREEATDFVCQGEGPYTILGVLEALKSGSDQFRSIGGLWYMENGTVASSPVFNNIKNLEEELPGMAWDLLPMKNYKAHNWHCWDHIHDRQPYASLYASFGCPYKCSFCCINAPFGGSGIRYFSPQSVIKEIDILVNDYGVKNIKFADEMFVLKPAQVLGICDLIIERSYKLNIWAYARVDTIRDPFLEKLKKAGFNWLGIGIESGSKYVRDGVEKGRFGDEDIAKIVAKTRAHGIYVGANYIFGLPDDTFESMQATLDLALQLNTEWANFYSAMAYPGSPLHKMAVDQKLPLPENEGGPGWIGYSQHAFETLPLPTNKLSSGEVLAFRDHAFHTYFSSPNYLGMMRTKFGQDVLDHVQFMTNHKLERKYAAHLNFLAKAETK
- a CDS encoding type 1 glutamine amidotransferase, coding for MKKAVIITGPGFQDEEYIYPYYRLIEAGFQVDVATKDGAVVHGKYGNPAKATMSTSDLKVSDFDMVFIPGGFEAPDRVRIIPEVLEFIREMDKAGKLVAAICHGPWVLISAGITRGRRMTAYWSIEADVKNSGAEYLHKVPVVIDRNLITSPHYNNNADFMKAVVDYWKERD